The following are encoded in a window of Artemia franciscana chromosome 5, ASM3288406v1, whole genome shotgun sequence genomic DNA:
- the LOC136027716 gene encoding zinc finger protein 235-like, with protein sequence METSSVMEDGEGNSDRSPLHSAALGGRSQTVECLLRSRANVYARNIDGDSPLHLAASSRHSKRVVKCLLMSGTDANLPNKNGESPLHLEAKNGHAKTAEYLLKSEADVNIRNNHGESPLHLAASYRHPKTVECLLKFGADANLPNNIIYHIRAHTDDKPYECEEERIHTGKKLHECDACEKKFPWKCRLATHMRTHTGETPYECYMCKKKLSSKCRLGLHMRTHSGEKSYKSEACKKKFSIKNDLTSHIRAHTDDKPYEYEEERIHTGKKIHKCDYYGCTNPSLLLKYCMFYGDGVYGDGM encoded by the coding sequence ATGGAGACATCCTCAGTGATGGAAGATGGCGAAGGAAATAGCGACAGAAGTCCACTTCATTCAGCAGCGTTAGGTGGACGGTCACAAacagttgaatgtcttttaaggTCTCGTGCGAATGTTTATGCAAGGAATATTGATGGCGatagtccacttcatttagcagcttcaAGTAGACACTCAAAAAGAGTTGTGAAATGTCTTTTAATGTCTGGTACTGATGCTAATCTACCAAACAAAAATGGTGAAAGTCCACTACATTTAGAAGCTAAAAATGGACACGCAAAAACAGCTGAATATCTTTTAAAGTCTGAAGCAGATGTTAATATAAGAAACAATCATGGtgaaagtccacttcatttagcagcttcgTATAGACACCCAAAaactgttgaatgtcttttaaagtttgGTGCTGATGCTAATCTACCAAACAATATAATCTACCATATAAGAGCCCACACTGATGAcaaaccatatgaatgtgaagAAGAGAGAATACACACTGGTAAAAAACTACATGAATGTGACGCGTGTGAAAAGAAATTTCCTTGGAAGTGTAGATTGGCCACGCATATGAGAACCCACACTGGTGAAACACCATATGAATGTTATATGTGCAAAAAGAAGCTTTCTTCGAAGTGTCGTTTGGGTCTGCACATGAGAACGCATAGTGGAGAAAAATCCTATAAATCTGAagcttgcaaaaagaaattttcgatCAAGAACGATTTGACTAGCCATATAAGAGCCCACACTGATGACAAACCATATGAATATGAAGAAGAGAGAATACACActggtaaaaaaatacataaatgtgACTATTATGGGTGTACGAATCCGAGCTTACTGTTGAAATACTGTATGTTTTATGGTGATGGTGTTTATGGTGATGGTATGTGA